From one Rhopalosiphum padi isolate XX-2018 chromosome 2, ASM2088224v1, whole genome shotgun sequence genomic stretch:
- the LOC132922184 gene encoding ectopic P granules protein 5 homolog isoform X2, translating to MERQRPKNRAPTETKQSAKIHIEEPEPIDDVLNSSIVDDVENALHEAFNDIFLSTELSKEVNESISYLNNDNTKTSDIENVVEQPTAINITPTSILPISIPCSVGSLPTPCAPILNDLCSSPVDEIPFESLTPFNDEQLAEYYQNTLLFKLQEYIEEFNKTELKYFQICEHPLYTLLEDYLHARLKLESTKQEINESKYSYITHEKHIWALEPATYTQYGECQDGNPVSATKKYDISRFNQVALDNLVVSLKQLRTLVNNYYCALYDCQMMKEKIDYYLHVLCQPFSSLSADTPVRLFLDSDVRSLQGKNLQSAIHDLKSSISILFLYQRKIINDKVFINETKQLLVKVISVLLRVASWKDHFFIMNHILRCQTGVGKWANSFIQIPLFDLNHQDNNFHLDFMITSLANILLPIQARDKFLEQIYKSEDANESIWVVVDSEGEEDSPGNSQQTIRESDIIAFLNQMPFSVLFKKMIMFSEDENVLRINLWNEHDLLRLIAVGSVLVKLFKSGLETYNSKSTKYKQFSKRLGHLLQDTVNYVTDVLEEYKNHKFVSARIQTEYDAFIFRAVSCLYNNVDRTTWQYLVMLPFGQVSSKMVVNLFQYILHIKSDFNECSLEELSECITHTSDDECYYLLTAISNMALSRYINDLDFIKSVTICLFKIGFVSKTTKEQCRKTCRTLLTHLSDKHPFLISEIISVLKHNFDEVGSGSMYLFKTLQLPNWKITMDDLSYLEHLILNYPITSTENCLSRHILSKIFSGCNENDINDFMLTKDMHCRIASIIVKAVVQHAPITVDESSTQYLVHSIKQLVQIKSNEQAFRVWTWKVLYTLKLHLMDLPDIIVRSSLQDLSHYLLSVIDIDTDNNDIKYLRHDDPIALYTAVHVTTAGHCVPVILNKGLDYCYRLLQYRHYTATIACLNKIVPFFFENTDCLLESKKFITIVAGIMADNRNSSTKRAMNLLSVQGPSEITLQFTNMIQYQISNYARYGLISPHSVMDFWTKVVCTVWKEAESDLFVYVLDTVFRNVFRTQSIQWAREMLISLITQLSGSKENVTAIGSIFNFMFQSPEKRPLLLPKYPVVLYYCPYYALLALEAEEWCIQGRNDIWKNLLIKLKVQQGKSNVDDALKKVCSELKVPHFTSGHLSLYRWMQYGLEMPSGHPMTSLYWQNFFRLYLQRVPGTQQLGCVGRKFFEGIVNSPYLNKISNKLKECIDFHRSKLQTEPNSEIDLRLLRYYEACTLWLTDIRILESTLFIPSLDSMYEPNDLTHIINGSHEWLSDLINHKLIEENKFECVQNWCDLFGKNVLNSNKSNRRIPLEKDPITRIINRLKSYDDPIKCPNFALRLSDIQTISTNMLYQKDHLQNILQLNIKQIVQFINSVYRMQTVCHENLDNRYIDGVKMVYVQIDSTTRVQAVCDYKTKKGSTNSCAGAAEITFQIREAKLNSDVVEINSNNRSELDTLITDILENSLPHSLTTACTTLNLIIQLIFNEFNTLIKIGDIALVADIQSSGVWLFYTLMSEYAILRTCPSIEKFVFTKLQSIGNVFIMNNENECLRVQNTALNFPELADILIPLFSPSSSSTNTFMQAYKNIVDHCNSQYEPIALNLLSKFNVSVCLSTKQPLLQERSILMDYCIGALILVKQQTRSDYTWSLHEIFSQHLCEIMDHDFPEHYGEILLKLLDHSKEGRIYCQVWFNILNTILAQAVPTTQTNAVRTILLPGMTTDQLRDVVRRYATDQRSLSSQELQETLHLLTTHFANERLKSATGELYSKYNVYIEPLVGLYAMVSHALVVGTLQSYRGMLANKICEFLCPTLISMFGPWLEPWYEGWNTDHRSLKLPWLATDTSISALMVDALVECIIFVLDTMPACDNVLSFVCQWYIKMFAHIQTNDYIFETIHSNLEKLPWQRFIPTPVDLDLIMKVMDQFLPQSQCFLANVILEIPWPYVPNLDLRVLLSLFIKLSNQPNMRKGGKIRPLLLEAQKFAWYQIDGETYENILSWFVSKYDPMVVLQLSNEDWCGTDSAVLDLLKTAAGYNNIDNNAPYAEPMMYKRRIFIRAMVRMFISLASRYRSVLGSHYKNLKCAFHRLLDETEMVSKNSEEAKLLVLELLVLVNQPTGSILSSLMLQSIQEWISQRKADCVVLQGFLMVTWSHVTDQQHKGDILEACLTSWFKHVGNEEDFKWDKVLSLVQPVSLHYQGLGEVLMTSSHLLTLYTLALKESQNRSAYPDILNTLVQCLESVKPNNITENKLPLLWSLVLRLSTVEDDQTAEYLLRVASSAAQLAQHKQSWSLFDAIRLQKQTCISPKCRVLCRALVAFIHSQLPENKSSRKQHIRQEDNAPGGFMCNDNDFTTSIECLKAISLLESLKQDRQFSDSIVAIDMALKMIKGPQSSMKTGELFIIKLAKCLYTDNFIYRMDPI from the exons ATGGAACGACAGAGGCCAAAAAATCGTGCTCCGACGGAGACCAAACAATCGGCCAAA ATACATATTGAAGAACCAGAACCTATAGATGATGTGCTGAATTCTTCTATAGTGGATGATGTTGAAAATGCTCTCCACGAAGCattcaatgatatttttttaagtacagaACTTTCAAAAGAAGTAAATGAAAGTATTAGTTATTTGAATAATGACAATACTAAAACTTCTGATATAGAGAATGTTGTTGAACAACCTACTGCTATAAATATAACACCAACATCTATATTACCAATTTCAATTCCTTGCTCTGTAGGTTCATTACCAACTCCTTGTGCTCCAATATTGAATGACTTATGTAGTTCACCAGTTGATGAAATACCTTTTGAATCTTTAACTCCATTTAATGATGAACAACTGGCAGAATATTaccaaaatacattattatttaaattacaagagtatattgaagaatttaataaaacagaattaaaatatttccaaatttgTGAACATCCACTTTACACATTACTAGAAGATTATTTACATGCAAGACTTAAACTTGAAAGCACTAAACAAGAAATTAATGAatcaaaatattcttatattacaCACGAGAAGCATATCTGGGCATTAGAACCAGCCACATATACACAGTACGGTGAATgccaa gaTGGAAATCCAGTGTCAGctactaaaaaatatgatatatctaGATTTAACCAAGTAGCTTTAGACAATTTAGTGGTATCTCTCAAACAGTTAAGAACTTtggttaacaattattattgtgccTTATATGATTGTCAGATGATGAAAGAAAAG attgacTATTATCTACATGTATTGTGTCAACCTTTTTCTTCTTTGTCTGCGGATACTCCTGTGAGACTCTTTCTCGACTCTGATGTAAGAAGTTTACAAGGGAAAAATCTTCAGTCAGCCATCCATGATCTCAAGTCTtccatttctatattatttttataccaaagaaaaataattaacgacAAAGTTTTCATTAATGAAACTAAACAATTGTTGGTTAAAGTAATCAGTGTTTTACTTAGAGTTGCTTCGTGGAAAGATCATTTCTTTATAATGAATCACATTTTAAG GTGTCAAACAGGTGTTGGGAAATGGGCCAACTCTTTTATACAAATACCATTGTTTGATTTAAATCATCAAGATAATAACTTTCATTTAGATTTCATGATTACATCATTAGCCAATATCTTACTGCCAATCCAAGCTCGAGATAAATTCTTAGAACAG atTTATAAAAGTGAAGATGCCAATGAATCTATATGGGTAGTGGTAGACAGCGAAGGAGAAGAAGATAGTCCAGGAAATTCTCAACAAACAATTCGTGAGAGTGATATTATTGCTTTTCTCAATCAAATGCCTTTTTCAGTTctctttaaaaaa ATGATTATGTTTTCTGAGGATGAAAATGTTTTACGTATAAACTTGTGGAATGAACATGATTTATTAAGACTAATTGCTGTTGGCAGTGTTctggttaaattatttaaatcaggATTAGAGACTTACAATTCAAAAAGTACCAAATATAAGCAGTTTTCAAAACGACTTGGACATCTACTTCAAGATACTGTAAACTATGTTACTGATGTATTAGAAGAATATAA aaatcatAAGTTTGTGTCTGCCAGAATACAAACAGAATATGATGCATTTATATTCCGTGCTGTTagttgtttgtataataatgttgataGAACTACTTGGCAGTATTTAGTGATGTTACCTTTTGGACAAGTATCTTCTAAAATGGTAGTAAATCTCTTCCAATATATACTACACATCAAATCAG attttaatgaatGTTCATTAGAAGAACTCTCAGAATGCATTACACATACTTCTGACGATGAATGTTACTATTTATTAACAGCCATTAGTAATATGGCCTTAAGCagatatattaatgatttagaCTTTATAAAATCAGTGactatttgtttgtttaaa ataggaTTTGTGAGTAAAACAACTAAAGAACAATGCCGTAAAACCTGTCGAACTTTGCTTACACATTTATCTGATAAACATCCATTTCTTATTTCTGAAATTATAAGTGTACTTAAACATAACTTTGATGAAGTTGGCTCG GGCTCTATGTATCTTTTCAAAACTCTTCAATTACCAAATTGGAAAATTACTATGGATGACTTATCATACTTAGAACATTTAATACTCAATTATCCAATTACATCTACAGAAAATTGTTTAAGTCGCCATATACTTTCAAAGATTTTTTCAGGATGCAATGAAAATGATATTAA TGATTTTATGTTGACTAAAGATATGCATTGTCGTATAGCAAGTATTATTGTCAAAGCAGTTGTACAGCATGCTCCCATCACTGTAGATGAAAGTTCAACTCAATATTTAGTTCACAGTATAAAAcaa TTGgtacaaattaaatcaaatgaaCAAGCTTTTCGAGTATGGACTTGGAAAGTACTATACACATTAAAACTTCACTTAATGGACCTACCAGATATTATAGTACGTAGTTCATTACAAGATTTGAGCCATTATTTACTTTCAGTAATCGATATtgatactgataataat gaCATAAAATATTTGCGTCATGACGACCCAATTGCCCTATACACTGCTGTTCATGTAACAACAGCGGGTCATTGTGTTCCAGTTATTCTAAACAAGGGCTTAGATTATTGCTATagattattacaatatagacATTACACAGCAACTATTGCTTGTCTGAATAagatagttccatttttttttgaaaacacagATTGCCTATTGGaatcaaaaaa gtttattacAATTGTGGCAGGCATTATGGCAGATAACAGGAACAGCTCCACAAAACGTGCTATGAATTTATTAAGTGTTCAAGGGCCTTCTGAAATCACTTTACAATTTACTAATATGATTCAATATCAAATATCTAATTATGCGCGGTATGGATTAATAAGTCCTCATTCTGTTATGGACTTTTGGACTAAAGTAGTGTGCACTGTATGGAAAGAAGCAGAGTCAGATTTGTTTGTTTATGTGTTGGATACTGTATTCAGAAATGTTTTTCGAACTCAATCGATACAGTGGGCTCGAGAGATGCTTATAAGTTTGATAACT CAATTGAGTGGCTCAAAAGAAAATGTTACGGCTATTGGATCAATCTTCAATTTTATGTTTCAAAGTCCAGAAAAACGACCACTCTTATTGCCCAAATATCctgtggtattatattattgtccatATTATGCTCTGTTGGCATTAGAAGCCGAAGAATGGTGTATTCAAGGTAGAAATGATATTTGGAAAaacttattgataaaattaaaagtacaaCAAGGAAAATCTAATGTGGACGATGCACTCAAG AAAGTGTGTTCAGAATTAAAAGTACCTCATTTTACATCGGGACATTTATCTTTGTATCGGTGGATGCAATACGGATTGGAAATGCCATCTGGTCATCCTATGACTTCTTTATATTGGCAAAACTTTTTTAGATTGTATTTACAGCGAGTTCCagg AACTCAACAATTAGGCTGTGTTGGTCGTAAATTTTTTGAAGGCATTGTAAATTCAccatatctaaataaaataagtaataaacttaaAGAGTGCATTGATTTTCATCGTTCTAAACTTCAAACTGAACCTAACTCTGAAATTGATTTGCGTTTATTAAG ATACTATGAAGCTTGTACCCTATGGTTAACTGATATTCGAATCCTTGAATCTACCTTATTCATACCTTCACTGGATTCAATGTATGAACCAAATGACCTAACGCACATTATTAATGGGTCTCat GAGTGGTTGTCAGACTTAatcaatcataaattaattgaagaaaACAAATTTGAATGTGTACAAAATTGGTGTGatttatttggtaaaaatgttctaaatagCAATAAATCTAATAGAAGAATACCTTTAGAGAAAGATCCTATAACTAGAATTATTAAcag atTGAAATCTTATGATGATCCTATAAAATGTCCGAATTTTGCATTACGACTATCAGATATTCAAACAATATCTACTAATATGTTGTATCAAAAAGATCAtttgcaaaatattttacaattaaatattaaacaaattgtacaatttattaa TAGTGTATACCGAATGCAAACAGTTTGTCATGAAAATTTAGACAATCGTTACATTGATGGTGTAAAAATGGTGTATGTTCAAATAGATTCTACTACCAGAGTTCAAGCAGTTTgtgattataaaacaaaaaaaggcAGTACGAACAGTTGTGCTGGAGCAGCTGAAATTACTTTCCaa atTCGAGAAGCCAAGTTGAATTCAGATGTAGTAGAAATTAATTCTAATAACAGATCAGAATTGGATACATTAATTACTGATATTTTGGAAAATTCGTTGCCACATTCATTAACAACAGCATGTACTACATTGAATCTAATTATTCA GTTAATATTCAACGAATTCaatacattgataaaaataGGGGATATTGCACTAGTTGCCGATATTCAATCTTCGGGTGTTTGGTTGTTCTATACACTCATGTCTGAATATGCAATTCTAAGGACATGTCCTTCTATTGAGAAATTTGTGTTTACTAAACTTCAATCTAttggaaat gtttttataatgaataatgaaaatgAATGTTTACGTGTACAAAACACAGCATTGAACTTCCCTGAACTAGCTGACATACTGATACCTTTATTTTCACCATCTAGTTCATCCACAAATACATTTATGcaagcttataaaaatattgttgaccATTGCAATTCTCAATATGAGCCTATTGCATTAAATTTACTCTCTAAA tTCAATGTGTCTGTTTGTCTATCAACTAAACAGCCTTTACTTCAAGAAAGGTCAATATTAATGGATTACTGCATAGGAGCTTTGATATTAGTTAAACAACAAACACGATCAGATTACACATGGTCTTTACATGAA atttttagtcAACATTTATGTGAAATAATGGATCATGATTTTCCTGAACATTATGGTGAAATATTACTAAAACTCTTAGATCATTCTAAAGAAGGCCGTATTTATTGTCAAGTATGGTTTAATATTCTCAATACAATTTTGGCTCAAGCTGTACCTACAACACAAACAAATGCTGTGAGAACAATTTTGTTGCCAGGAATGACAACAGATCAACTAAGAGATGTAGTAAGGCGTTATGCAACTGATCAACGATCTCTAAGTTCACAAGaa CTTCAAGAAACTTTACATCTTTTGACTACTCATTTTGCTAATGAAAGATTGAAATCTGCTACTGGAGAGCTATATTcaaaatacaatgtatatattgaaCCATTAGTTGGCTTGTATGCTATGGTTAGCCATGCATTAGTTGTAGGAACCTTACAGTCTTACCGTGGAATGTTAGCAAATAAAA TATGTGAGTTTTTGTGTCCAACATTAATAAGTATGTTTGGCCCATGGTTGGAACCATGGTATGAGGGTTGGAACACTGATCATAGATCATTGAAACTTCCTTGGTTGGCTACGGATACTTCAATATCTGCTTTAATGGTTGATGCATTAGtggaatgtattatatttgttctaGACACCATGCCAG cttgTGATAATGTCTTAAGTTTTGTTTGTCAAtggtacataaaaatgtttgcaCATATTCAGAcaaatgattacatttttgaaacaatTCACTCAAATCTTGAAAAGTTACCTTGGCAAAGATTTATACCAACACCCGTTGATTTAGATTTGATTATGAAG GTCATGGACCAATTTTTACCCCAATCTCAATGTTTTTTGGCAAATGTTATTTTGGAAATACCTTGGCCGTATGTTCCGAATCTTGATCTCCGTGTATTGTTATCACTGTTTATAAAACTATCGAATCAACCTAATATGAGAAAA ggtGGAAAAATTAGGCCCCTTTTATTAGAAGCTCAAAAATTTGCCTGGTACCAAATTGACGGGGAAACATATGAAAACATTCTCAGTTGGtttgtttcaaaatatgatCCAATGGTTGTACTTCAACTAAGTAATGAAGATTGGTGTGGTACAGATTCTGCTGTGCTTGA tcTTTTGAAAACAGCAGCTGGTTATAACAATATCGATAATAATGCACCTTATGCAGAACCCATGATGTACAAAAGAAGAATATTTATTCGTGCAATGGTAAGAATGTTTATCTCGTTGGCTTCACGGTACCGGTCAGTGTTGGGTAGTCATTACAAGAATCTTAAATGTGCTTTTCACCGTTTACTGGATGAAACTGAAATGGTtagtaaaaatagtgaagaGGCTAAACTATTGGTCCTAGAGTTGTTGGTGTTAGTTAACCAACCTACAGGTTCCATACTATCATCCCTCATGCTACAATCTATTCAAGAGTGGATTAGCCAAAGAAAAGCTGACTGTGTAGTATTACAAGGTTTTTTAATGGTTACTTGGTCTCATGTTACTGATCAACAACATAAAGGTGATATCCTTGAAGCTTGCTTGACATCATGGTTTAAGCATGTTG gaAATGAAGAAGATTTTAAATGGGATAAAGTGTTATCACTAGTTCAGCCTGTGAGTCTCCACTATCAAGGTTTAGGTGAAGTATTAATGACTTCCAGTCATTTACTTACATTATACACACTGGCTCTAAAAGAATCCCAAAATCGATCAGCATATCCTGACATACTAAATACTCTAGTACAGTGTCTAGAATCTGTAAAACCTAA taatATAACTGAAAACAAGTTACCACTATTGTGGTCTTTAGTCTTACGATTGAGCACTGTTGAAGACGATCAAACAGCTGAATATCTGTTACGAGTTGCTAGTTCAGCTGCACAATTAGCCCAACATAAACAGAGTTGGAGCTTGTTTGATGCCATAAGATTACAAAAACAGACCTGTATATCTCCAAA atgtCGTGTGCTATGTCGGGCTCTAGTAGCTTTTATACACTCACAGTTACCAGAAAATAAATCCAGTCGTAAACAACATATAAGACAAGAAGACAATGCACCCGGGGGTTTCATGTGTAATgacaa TGATTTTACAACATCTATAGAATGTTTGAAAGCAATCAGCCTTTTAGAATCTTTAAAACAAGATAGGCAGTTTTCTGATTCAATCGTAGCCATTGACATggcattaaaaatgattaaaggACCACAAAGTTCTATGAAAACTGgtgaattattcataattaaattagcTAAATGCTTATAtactgataattttatttaccgtATGGATCCAATTTGA